In Comamonadaceae bacterium OS-1, a single window of DNA contains:
- the mntB_1 gene encoding manganese transport system ATP-binding protein MntB, which translates to MAGRGLGIRAMVTLDGLTVTYRDRPTLHGVSGSFAPGSLTAVVGPNGAGKSTLLKSILSLLPIAQGSLQVHTPRSRIAYLPQQSAIDRSFPITVHDCVLLGAWQAAGALGGLGSAVLDEADAALHTVGLCGFAQRPISALSAGQFQRVLFARLLLQDADLILLDEPFNAIDSKTTAELLALVADWHARQRTVIAVLHDHSQVHQHFPQTLLLARGVVAWGDTAQVLTPQHLGQARLLGESWDDHLHAA; encoded by the coding sequence ATGGCTGGCCGTGGCCTGGGCATCCGGGCCATGGTGACGCTGGACGGCCTGACCGTCACCTACCGCGACCGCCCCACCCTGCACGGGGTCAGCGGCAGTTTTGCGCCCGGCTCGCTCACCGCGGTGGTGGGGCCCAACGGCGCAGGCAAAAGCACGCTGCTGAAAAGCATTTTGTCGCTGCTGCCCATCGCCCAGGGCAGCCTGCAGGTGCACACGCCGCGCTCGCGCATCGCCTATTTGCCGCAGCAGTCGGCCATCGACCGCAGCTTTCCCATCACCGTGCATGACTGCGTGTTGCTGGGGGCCTGGCAGGCAGCGGGGGCGCTGGGCGGCTTGGGCAGCGCCGTGCTGGATGAGGCGGATGCCGCCCTGCACACCGTAGGCCTGTGCGGGTTTGCGCAGCGGCCCATCAGCGCCTTGTCGGCGGGGCAGTTCCAGCGGGTGCTGTTTGCGCGGCTGCTGCTGCAGGACGCGGACTTGATTCTGCTGGACGAGCCCTTCAACGCCATCGACAGCAAAACCACCGCCGAGCTGCTGGCCCTGGTGGCCGACTGGCACGCCCGCCAGCGTACGGTCATCGCAGTGCTGCACGACCACAGCCAGGTGCACCAGCACTTCCCGCAGACCCTGCTGCTGGCGCGCGGCGTGGTGGCCTGGGGCGATACGGCCCAGGTGCTGACCCCGCAGCATCTGGGCCAGGCCCGCCTGCTGGGCGAAAGCTGGGACGACCATCTCCATGCCGCTTGA
- the mntB_2 gene encoding manganese transport system membrane protein MntB — MPHFYDLAITPFADFLFMRRALVSALALALGAAPLGVLLTLRRMSLFGEALSHAILPGVALGFLFFGLSAIAMTLGGLLAGMLVAAVSGLVSRATVLREDASLAALYLVSLALGVMLVSRRGSQLDLLHILFGSALGVDASGLVLVAGVATLTVAALAVFYRAFLLESFDPAYLQSASGRKAAVVQQGFLLLVVLNLVAGFQTLGTLMAVGIMMLPAVSARLWHDTLPAQMLNAVAQAAVASFLGLLISYHQDTASGPTVIVCAGSLYALSLLLAPRGWLRQHKFTN, encoded by the coding sequence ATGCCCCATTTTTACGACCTGGCGATTACCCCCTTCGCCGACTTCCTGTTCATGCGCCGCGCCCTGGTCTCGGCCCTGGCGCTGGCCCTGGGCGCGGCCCCGCTGGGCGTGTTGCTCACGCTGCGCCGCATGAGCCTGTTTGGCGAGGCGCTCAGCCACGCCATCCTGCCCGGCGTGGCGCTGGGCTTTTTGTTCTTTGGCCTGTCGGCCATCGCCATGACGCTGGGCGGGCTGCTGGCGGGCATGCTGGTGGCGGCGGTGTCGGGCCTGGTGAGCCGCGCCACAGTGCTGCGCGAGGACGCAAGCCTGGCCGCGCTGTACCTGGTGTCGCTGGCGCTGGGCGTGATGCTGGTGTCGCGCCGCGGCTCGCAGCTGGACCTGCTGCACATCCTGTTTGGCAGCGCGCTGGGCGTGGATGCCAGCGGGCTGGTGCTGGTAGCCGGGGTGGCTACGCTCACCGTGGCGGCGTTGGCCGTGTTTTACCGCGCGTTTTTGCTGGAGAGTTTTGACCCGGCCTACCTGCAAAGCGCGAGTGGCCGCAAGGCCGCGGTGGTGCAGCAGGGCTTTTTGCTGCTGGTCGTGCTGAACCTGGTCGCGGGCTTCCAGACCCTGGGCACGCTGATGGCCGTGGGCATCATGATGCTGCCCGCCGTGTCGGCCCGCCTGTGGCACGACACCCTGCCCGCGCAAATGCTCAACGCGGTGGCGCAGGCGGCGGTGGCCAGCTTCCTAGGCCTGCTGATCTCCTACCACCAAGACACCGCCAGCGGCCCCACCGTCATCGTCTGCGCCGGAAGCCTGTACGCCCTGTCGCTCTTGCTGGCCCCACGCGGCTGGCTGCGCCAACACAAATTTACCAACTAG
- the mntA gene encoding manganese-binding lipoprotein MntA: MLFKRVFVALAVAMSFGASAQIPVTTSFSILGDLVRVVGGDRVAVTTLVGPNEDAHVFEPKPADAKAILQSKLVVSNGLGFEPWMGKLVQSAGYKGASVIASTGVQPRKMEDDGRVITDPHAWQNPANVIFYVNNIRKALEQLDPAGAASYQANTAAYVAELQALDAWATTQFAAVPTAKRKVITSHDAFGYFAAHYQLKFLAPQGVSTDGEASAKQVASLIRQIQREKIKAVFLENMANPKLLAQLSKEANVVPGETLYADALSAPDQPGASYLKMARHNITALVVGLQKN, translated from the coding sequence ATGCTTTTCAAACGCGTTTTCGTTGCGCTGGCCGTAGCCATGTCTTTTGGTGCTTCGGCCCAAATCCCGGTCACCACCAGCTTCAGCATCCTGGGCGACCTGGTACGGGTGGTGGGCGGCGACCGGGTGGCCGTGACCACCCTGGTCGGCCCCAACGAAGATGCCCATGTGTTCGAGCCCAAACCGGCCGATGCCAAGGCCATTCTCCAATCGAAACTGGTGGTGAGCAACGGCTTGGGCTTTGAGCCCTGGATGGGCAAGCTGGTGCAATCTGCCGGGTACAAGGGGGCCAGCGTGATCGCCTCCACCGGCGTGCAGCCGCGCAAAATGGAAGACGATGGGCGCGTCATCACCGACCCGCATGCTTGGCAGAACCCGGCCAATGTGATCTTCTATGTGAACAACATCCGCAAGGCCCTGGAGCAGCTCGACCCCGCCGGGGCCGCCAGCTACCAGGCCAACACCGCCGCCTATGTGGCCGAGCTGCAGGCGCTGGATGCCTGGGCCACCACCCAGTTTGCCGCCGTGCCCACTGCCAAGCGCAAGGTGATCACCTCGCACGACGCGTTTGGCTACTTTGCAGCCCATTACCAGCTGAAGTTTCTGGCCCCGCAAGGCGTATCCACCGACGGCGAAGCCAGCGCCAAGCAGGTCGCCAGCCTGATCCGCCAGATCCAGCGCGAAAAGATCAAGGCCGTGTTTCTGGAAAACATGGCCAATCCCAAGCTGCTGGCACAGTTGTCCAAAGAAGCCAACGTCGTCCCCGGTGAGACCTTGTATGCCGACGCGCTATCGGCCCCCGACCAGCCCGGTGCCAGCTATTTGAAGATGGCGCGCCACAACATCACGGCGCTGGTGGTGGGTTTGCAGAAAAATTAA
- the msrA_2 gene encoding peptide methionine sulfoxide reductase MsrA, translating to MQNTSSSTPSTPAARHVITLGGGCFWCTEAVFVKVRGITDVENGYCNGQALNPSYEEVCSGETGHNEVVRLEFDPAQISLREILEVFFVIHDPTTLNQQGHDVGTQYRSGIYTSTPEQVPVVDTVLAELAVSGSYRKPIVTEVQPLRNYWPAEAYHQDYFENHPGHGYCLMVAAPKVEKFRKTFANLVKH from the coding sequence ATGCAAAACACGTCCTCCTCTACTCCCTCCACACCCGCCGCACGCCACGTAATTACCCTAGGAGGCGGTTGTTTTTGGTGTACCGAGGCGGTGTTTGTGAAGGTGCGAGGCATCACCGACGTGGAAAACGGCTACTGCAATGGCCAGGCACTCAACCCTAGCTACGAAGAGGTGTGCAGCGGCGAGACCGGCCACAACGAGGTGGTGCGGCTGGAGTTTGACCCGGCGCAGATCAGCCTGCGCGAGATCCTGGAGGTCTTTTTTGTCATCCACGACCCGACCACGCTGAACCAGCAGGGCCACGATGTGGGTACGCAGTACCGCAGCGGCATCTACACCAGCACGCCCGAGCAGGTGCCCGTGGTCGACACTGTGCTGGCCGAGCTGGCGGTCAGCGGCAGCTACCGCAAGCCGATCGTCACCGAGGTGCAGCCGCTGCGCAACTACTGGCCCGCCGAGGCCTACCACCAGGACTACTTCGAGAACCACCCCGGCCACGGCTATTGCCTGATGGTGGCCGCGCCCAAGGTGGAGAAGTTCCGCAAGACGTTTGCCAACCTGGTGAAGCATTGA
- the mdtA_4 gene encoding multidrug resistance protein MdtA has product MKPWIKWATVAVVAVVLVGGIARAVQTRQQQQAAVAAAALAPPANAIELARSDVVLAQTRTLAQGLPISGALKAADSAVVKARVAGELQGLTVREGDSVQAGQVLARIAPTEVQARLQQAVEQAAAAQAQIDIAQRQFANNQALVDQGFISKTALDASQATLNAAQSTHRAALAAAAVARQTVADAVLRAPISGVVSQRLAQPGERVALDTRVLEIVDIRRMELEASVSAADAVALRVGQTAQLHIEGSASDAQIAATVARINPSTQAGSRSVLVYLAVAPAPGLRQGLFAEGTLGTAQVATLAVPVSALRTDKPLPYVQVVANGKVLHQTVVPGLRGQVGTEAMVAVSGLAEGAQVIQGSLGALAEGTPVTFTQAR; this is encoded by the coding sequence ATGAAACCCTGGATAAAGTGGGCCACTGTGGCCGTGGTCGCTGTGGTGCTGGTCGGCGGCATCGCCCGTGCCGTACAGACCCGCCAGCAGCAACAGGCCGCCGTGGCCGCCGCCGCGCTGGCCCCACCCGCCAACGCCATCGAGCTGGCCCGCAGCGACGTGGTACTGGCCCAGACACGCACCCTGGCCCAGGGCCTGCCCATCTCCGGGGCCTTGAAAGCGGCAGACTCCGCCGTGGTCAAGGCCCGGGTGGCCGGGGAGCTGCAGGGCCTGACGGTGCGCGAGGGTGACAGCGTGCAGGCCGGACAGGTGCTGGCCCGCATCGCACCCACCGAAGTGCAGGCCCGCCTGCAGCAGGCCGTGGAACAGGCCGCTGCGGCCCAGGCGCAGATCGACATTGCCCAGCGCCAGTTTGCCAACAACCAGGCACTGGTCGACCAGGGCTTTATCTCCAAAACCGCACTCGATGCTTCACAGGCCACGCTCAATGCCGCCCAGTCCACCCACCGCGCCGCCCTGGCCGCAGCTGCCGTGGCGCGCCAGACGGTGGCGGATGCGGTGCTGCGCGCGCCCATCTCGGGGGTGGTGTCCCAGCGCCTGGCCCAGCCGGGCGAGCGCGTGGCGCTGGACACCCGGGTGCTGGAGATCGTGGACATCCGCCGCATGGAGCTGGAGGCCTCGGTCAGCGCCGCCGACGCGGTGGCCCTGCGGGTCGGGCAGACAGCGCAATTGCACATCGAAGGCAGCGCGTCGGACGCCCAGATCGCCGCCACCGTGGCCCGCATCAACCCCAGCACCCAGGCGGGCAGCCGCAGCGTGCTGGTGTACCTGGCCGTAGCACCCGCGCCCGGCCTGCGCCAGGGCCTGTTTGCCGAGGGCACGCTGGGCACGGCGCAAGTGGCCACGTTGGCCGTGCCGGTGAGCGCGCTGCGCACCGACAAGCCCCTGCCCTATGTGCAGGTGGTCGCCAACGGCAAGGTGCTGCACCAGACCGTGGTGCCCGGCCTGCGTGGCCAGGTGGGAACCGAGGCGATGGTGGCGGTGAGCGGCCTGGCCGAGGGTGCGCAAGTCATCCAGGGCAGCCTGGGCGCGCTGGCCGAAGGCACACCCGTCACCTTCACCCAGGCGCGGTAA
- the mdtB gene encoding multidrug resistance protein MdtB: MWFTQVSLKNPVFATMVMLALVVLGAFSYQRLQVDQFPNIDFPVVVVTAEYPGASPDIVESEVTKKIEEGVNAIAGVNTLTSRSYEGQSVVIIEFQLSVDGRKAAEDVREKVAAVRPLLRDEVKEPRVLRFDPSSRAVWSLAVIPDASKGKALSAIELTNWADQVLKKRLQNVRGAGSVTLVGGTQRQVNIYLQPRAMEALGVTADQVVNAVRGENQNLPLGSIRNLAQERVVQIDARMQRPEDFGQIIVARKNGLVRVDQVASVVDGAQEIDSLALYNGQRTLLLSVQKSQDENTIEVVDGLNKAIAELTPQLPPGLRLEPITDAARPIRVAVDNVRKSLFEGAALTILIVFLFLNSWRSTVITGLTLPIALIGTFLFMNIFGFTINMITLMALSLCVGLLIDDAIVVRENIVRHLQMGKTPYQAALEGTQEIGLAVLATTFSIVAVFLPIGFMGGIIGKFFHEFGITIVAAVLISMFVSFTLDPMLSSIWHDPAVEAHGQHHKPVGFYDKTIGRVTQWFERATDRLADGYQTILRWALGHKLTTLAGALAIFATSLVMVPLLGTEFVPKADFSETTLNFYTPVGSSLEVTEAKARQVESIVREFPEVRYTLATLNTGNAAGKMYASLYIRLVDRKARSRSVDQMASVLRERLRSVPGITVTHVGLLDSVGGNKQVEFSLQGPDLRVLERLSRQVSDKIRHIPGLVDLDSSVKPDKPTVHVEVRAEAASDLGLGVASIASQLRTLVAGQTVGNWRAPDDQTYDVNVRLAPSARSTAEDLQRLPFITATNADGSPRVVRLNQVARITDATGPNQINRRNMAREVSVNANVYLRSAGEVSNDIRTVLDGMALPPGYRYQFSGSTKNMAEAFGYAISALVLAVLFIYMILASQFKSFLQPLALMTALPLTLIGVVLALLLFQSTLSMFSVIGVVMLMGLVTKNAILLVDFAIRARDDGMERSEALLLAAKVRLRPILMTTLAMVFGMVPLAFALSEGSEQRAPMGQAVMGGVITSSLLTLVVVPVVYCYMDDLAGWLQRKWIAKRPALPLSPPKIKA; the protein is encoded by the coding sequence ATGTGGTTCACCCAGGTCAGCCTGAAAAACCCGGTTTTCGCCACCATGGTGATGCTGGCCCTGGTGGTGCTGGGCGCGTTCTCGTACCAGCGCCTGCAGGTGGACCAGTTCCCGAATATCGACTTTCCGGTGGTGGTGGTCACGGCCGAATACCCCGGGGCTTCGCCCGACATCGTGGAGAGCGAGGTCACCAAAAAGATCGAAGAAGGCGTGAACGCGATTGCCGGTGTCAACACCCTCACCTCGCGCAGCTACGAGGGGCAGTCGGTGGTCATCATCGAGTTCCAGCTCTCGGTGGATGGCCGCAAAGCTGCCGAGGACGTGCGCGAAAAAGTGGCCGCCGTGCGCCCGCTGCTGCGCGACGAGGTGAAGGAGCCGCGGGTGCTGCGCTTCGACCCGAGCAGCCGCGCCGTCTGGTCGCTGGCCGTCATACCCGATGCCAGCAAAGGCAAAGCGCTCAGCGCGATTGAACTGACCAACTGGGCTGACCAGGTGCTGAAGAAGCGCCTGCAAAACGTGCGCGGCGCGGGCTCGGTCACGCTGGTGGGTGGCACCCAGCGCCAGGTCAACATCTACCTGCAGCCCCGCGCCATGGAAGCCCTGGGCGTAACCGCAGACCAGGTGGTCAACGCGGTGCGGGGCGAAAACCAGAACCTGCCGCTGGGGTCCATCCGCAACCTGGCGCAGGAGCGGGTGGTGCAAATCGATGCGCGCATGCAGCGCCCGGAAGACTTTGGCCAGATCATCGTGGCCCGCAAAAACGGCCTGGTGCGCGTGGACCAGGTGGCCAGCGTGGTGGACGGCGCGCAAGAAATCGATTCCCTGGCGCTGTACAACGGCCAGCGCACCCTGCTGCTGAGCGTGCAGAAGTCGCAGGACGAAAACACCATCGAGGTCGTCGATGGGCTCAACAAGGCGATTGCCGAGCTCACCCCCCAGCTGCCGCCCGGCCTGCGGCTGGAGCCCATCACCGACGCGGCCCGGCCCATCCGCGTGGCGGTGGACAACGTGCGCAAGTCGCTGTTCGAAGGCGCGGCGCTGACCATCCTGATCGTGTTTTTGTTCCTGAACTCGTGGCGCTCCACGGTGATCACCGGGCTGACGCTGCCGATTGCGCTGATCGGCACTTTTTTGTTCATGAACATCTTTGGCTTCACCATCAACATGATCACGCTGATGGCGCTGAGCCTGTGCGTGGGTTTGTTGATCGACGATGCCATCGTGGTGCGCGAAAACATCGTGCGCCACCTGCAAATGGGCAAAACGCCCTACCAGGCGGCGCTGGAGGGCACGCAGGAAATTGGCCTGGCCGTGCTGGCCACCACATTCTCTATCGTGGCGGTGTTTTTGCCGATTGGCTTCATGGGCGGCATCATCGGCAAGTTTTTCCATGAATTTGGCATCACCATCGTGGCGGCGGTGCTGATTTCGATGTTTGTGAGCTTTACGCTGGACCCGATGCTGTCCAGCATCTGGCACGATCCGGCTGTCGAAGCCCACGGTCAGCACCACAAACCCGTGGGCTTTTACGACAAGACCATAGGCCGCGTGACCCAGTGGTTCGAGCGCGCTACCGACCGGCTGGCCGACGGCTACCAAACCATCCTGCGCTGGGCGCTGGGGCACAAGCTCACCACCCTGGCCGGGGCGCTGGCCATTTTTGCCACCAGCCTGGTGATGGTGCCGCTGCTGGGCACCGAATTTGTGCCCAAGGCCGACTTCTCGGAAACCACGCTCAATTTCTACACCCCGGTGGGCTCGTCGCTGGAGGTGACCGAGGCCAAGGCCCGGCAGGTGGAGTCCATCGTGCGCGAGTTTCCTGAGGTGCGCTACACCCTGGCCACCCTCAACACCGGCAACGCGGCGGGCAAGATGTACGCCTCGCTCTACATCCGCCTGGTAGACCGCAAGGCCCGCAGCCGCAGCGTGGACCAGATGGCCAGCGTGCTGCGCGAACGCCTGCGCAGCGTACCGGGTATCACCGTGACCCATGTGGGCCTGCTGGACTCGGTGGGCGGCAACAAGCAGGTGGAGTTCTCGCTGCAGGGGCCGGACCTGCGCGTGCTGGAGCGGCTGTCGCGCCAGGTCAGCGACAAGATCCGCCATATCCCCGGCTTGGTGGACCTGGACTCCAGCGTCAAGCCCGACAAACCCACCGTGCACGTGGAAGTGCGCGCCGAGGCCGCCAGCGACCTGGGTCTGGGCGTGGCCAGCATCGCCAGCCAGTTGCGCACCCTGGTGGCCGGGCAAACCGTGGGCAACTGGCGCGCCCCCGACGACCAAACCTACGATGTCAATGTGCGCCTGGCCCCCAGCGCCCGCAGCACCGCCGAAGATCTGCAGCGCCTGCCCTTCATCACCGCCACCAATGCCGACGGCAGCCCGCGCGTGGTGCGGCTGAACCAGGTGGCCCGCATCACCGATGCCACCGGCCCGAACCAGATCAACCGCCGCAACATGGCCCGCGAGGTGTCGGTGAATGCCAACGTGTACCTGCGCTCGGCGGGCGAGGTGTCCAACGACATCCGCACGGTGCTGGACGGCATGGCCCTGCCGCCGGGCTACCGCTACCAGTTCAGCGGCTCCACCAAGAACATGGCCGAGGCCTTTGGCTACGCCATCTCGGCGCTGGTGCTGGCGGTGCTGTTCATCTACATGATTCTGGCCAGCCAGTTCAAAAGCTTTTTGCAGCCGCTGGCGCTGATGACCGCCCTGCCCCTGACGCTGATTGGCGTGGTGCTGGCGCTGCTGCTGTTCCAGTCCACGCTGTCGATGTTCTCGGTGATCGGCGTGGTGATGCTGATGGGCCTGGTGACCAAGAACGCGATTTTGCTGGTGGACTTTGCCATCCGCGCCAGAGACGACGGCATGGAACGCTCAGAGGCGCTTTTGCTGGCCGCCAAGGTGCGCCTGCGCCCCATCCTGATGACCACGCTGGCCATGGTTTTTGGCATGGTGCCGCTGGCCTTTGCGCTCAGCGAAGGCTCCGAGCAACGCGCCCCCATGGGCCAGGCGGTGATGGGCGGTGTCATCACCTCCTCGCTGCTGACCCTGGTGGTGGTGCCGGTGGTGTATTGTTATATGGACGACTTGGCAGGCTGGCTACAACGTAAATGGATAGCAAAACGCCCGGCCCTGCCACTTTCCCCCCCTAAAATCAAAGCTTAA
- the pcm_1 gene encoding protein-L-isoaspartate O-methyltransferase has product MTTTAQLEQFRFNMIEQQIRPWDVLEPAVLALLNTVKREQFLPAESQAFAFVDMEAPLPGGQCMLSPKVEARALQDLKIQKHEKVLEIGSGSGYMAALLAASAHSVLSLEILPELATLARNNLRNAGVRNVEVRQADGALGAAADGPFDVIVLSGSVAAVPEAIKAQLKVGGRLFAVVGQEPMMCANFVTRTGETTYATTQPWDTVAPRLVHFAEPSKFSF; this is encoded by the coding sequence ATGACCACCACCGCCCAGCTTGAACAGTTCCGCTTCAACATGATCGAACAGCAAATTCGCCCCTGGGATGTGCTGGAACCCGCGGTGCTGGCGCTGCTGAACACCGTCAAACGCGAGCAGTTTTTGCCCGCCGAGAGCCAGGCCTTTGCCTTTGTAGACATGGAAGCCCCGCTGCCTGGCGGCCAGTGCATGCTGTCGCCCAAGGTGGAAGCCCGCGCCCTGCAAGACCTGAAGATCCAGAAACACGAGAAGGTGCTGGAAATCGGCAGCGGCTCGGGCTACATGGCCGCCCTGCTGGCCGCCAGCGCCCACAGCGTGCTGTCGCTTGAAATCCTGCCCGAACTGGCCACCCTGGCGCGCAACAACCTGCGCAATGCCGGTGTGCGCAACGTCGAAGTCCGCCAGGCCGACGGTGCCCTGGGCGCGGCCGCAGACGGCCCATTCGATGTCATCGTGCTCAGCGGCTCGGTGGCGGCGGTGCCGGAAGCCATCAAGGCCCAGCTCAAGGTGGGTGGCCGTCTGTTTGCGGTGGTCGGCCAGGAGCCCATGATGTGCGCCAACTTCGTCACCCGCACCGGCGAAACCACCTACGCCACCACCCAGCCCTGGGACACCGTGGCCCCGCGCCTGGTGCACTTTGCCGAGCCTTCGAAGTTCTCTTTTTAA
- a CDS encoding sulfurtransferase: protein MIAQITPTDLPQWLQGQTAPVVLDVREPGEWQAASVTAEGFTLVQLSMGDIPARLAELDPHQPIACLCHHGARSQRVAQFLVQNGFENVVNIAGGIDAWSLQRDASVPRY from the coding sequence ATGATTGCCCAAATCACCCCCACCGACCTGCCCCAGTGGCTGCAAGGCCAGACCGCCCCCGTGGTGCTGGATGTGCGCGAACCCGGTGAATGGCAGGCGGCCAGCGTAACGGCCGAAGGCTTTACCCTGGTGCAGCTCTCCATGGGCGACATCCCGGCCCGGCTGGCCGAGCTGGACCCGCACCAGCCTATCGCCTGCCTGTGCCACCACGGTGCCCGCAGCCAGCGCGTGGCGCAATTTCTGGTGCAAAACGGTTTTGAGAATGTGGTCAATATCGCCGGTGGAATCGATGCTTGGTCGCTGCAGCGCGATGCCAGTGTGCCCCGGTACTGA
- the tolC_1 gene encoding outer membrane protein TolC has protein sequence MPRFPLASCTLALLAAFSGAAQAQSLIELYDAARATDSTYQSAKALYDANLAKADQAKAGILPSVGLAAGLNRNLLEGRNPTFDKDYTAQSATLSASQPLYRPANRITYQQGLKLVDVAQAQLAAAEQDLVVRVAQAYFDVLGAGDTLNFVRAQKTAVGEQLASAKRNFEVGTATITDTREAQALFDLVRAQEIAAENDLLVKKLALDTLVSKVNAQPIPLAQPVVLPTVQPADISTWVQQAESLQPNVVQAVVALDVARLETQKARAGNLPTLDLTAGYNVNRYPNGTTSALPGSRTNTTQIGLSFNIPLFAGFSIQNRIRETLSLEDKAQADLDAARRAVTQATRAAFYGVLSGVGQVSALEAAETSSQIALDANKLGYQVGVRINIDVLNSQSQLFQTKRDLALARYNVLLGSLKLRQASGSLKPEDLQAINALLVR, from the coding sequence ATGCCCCGCTTCCCGCTCGCCTCCTGCACCTTAGCCCTGCTGGCCGCTTTTTCTGGCGCTGCACAAGCGCAAAGCCTGATCGAACTGTACGATGCAGCACGGGCCACAGACTCGACTTACCAGTCGGCCAAGGCGCTGTATGACGCGAACCTGGCCAAGGCCGACCAGGCCAAGGCGGGTATCTTGCCCAGCGTAGGCTTGGCGGCCGGTCTCAACCGCAATTTGCTCGAAGGCCGCAATCCGACATTTGACAAAGACTACACCGCCCAATCCGCAACGCTCAGCGCCTCTCAGCCCCTGTACCGCCCGGCCAACCGCATCACCTACCAGCAAGGCCTGAAGCTGGTTGATGTGGCCCAGGCGCAACTGGCCGCTGCCGAGCAGGACCTGGTGGTGCGTGTGGCCCAGGCCTACTTTGACGTACTGGGCGCGGGTGACACCCTGAATTTTGTGCGGGCGCAAAAAACCGCTGTGGGCGAGCAGCTGGCCTCGGCCAAGCGCAACTTTGAAGTGGGCACGGCCACCATCACCGACACCCGCGAAGCCCAGGCCCTGTTCGACCTGGTGCGGGCCCAGGAAATCGCCGCCGAAAACGACCTGCTGGTGAAAAAGCTGGCACTCGACACCCTGGTCAGCAAGGTCAACGCCCAGCCCATTCCCTTGGCGCAGCCCGTGGTGCTGCCCACCGTGCAACCCGCCGACATCAGCACCTGGGTCCAGCAAGCCGAAAGCCTGCAACCCAACGTAGTGCAGGCCGTGGTGGCCCTGGACGTGGCCCGGCTGGAAACCCAGAAAGCCAGGGCGGGCAACCTGCCCACGCTGGACCTGACCGCGGGCTATAACGTCAACCGCTACCCCAACGGCACCACCAGCGCCCTGCCCGGTTCACGCACCAACACCACCCAGATCGGTCTGAGCTTCAATATCCCCTTGTTCGCGGGCTTCTCCATCCAGAACCGCATCCGCGAAACCCTGTCGCTGGAAGATAAAGCCCAGGCCGACCTGGATGCCGCCCGCCGCGCCGTCACCCAGGCCACCCGGGCGGCGTTTTATGGCGTGCTGTCGGGCGTAGGCCAGGTCAGCGCCCTGGAAGCCGCCGAAACCTCCAGCCAGATCGCGCTGGATGCCAACAAGCTCGGTTACCAGGTGGGTGTGCGCATCAACATCGACGTGCTGAACTCGCAAAGCCAGTTGTTCCAGACCAAGCGCGACCTGGCGCTGGCCCGCTACAACGTGCTGCTGGGCAGCCTGAAACTGCGCCAGGCCAGCGGCAGCCTCAAGCCCGAGGACCTGCAGGCCATCAATGCGCTGCTGGTGCGGTAA
- the oppF_1 gene encoding oligopeptide transport ATP-binding protein OppF yields MSASVGLEVKNLRVSFDGFVAVADTSFTVQAGESFGIVGESGSGKSTVLRAICGLAKRETGTVQLLGPAPQPLPGSKPFRRLVQMVFQDPYGSLHPRHTVDRLLAEPLAIHGMGDEQARIERALDEVGLGQGFRFRYPHQLSGGQRQRIAIARALILEPQILLLDEPTSALDASVQAEVLNLLETLRARRGLTFIMVSHDLAVVTHLCQRLMVMQRGQTVEMLASADLAASRVAQPYTRQLMEAAVGFRRKEATP; encoded by the coding sequence ATGAGCGCGTCTGTAGGCCTGGAGGTCAAAAACCTGCGCGTCAGCTTCGACGGCTTTGTGGCCGTGGCCGACACGTCTTTCACCGTGCAGGCGGGCGAGAGTTTTGGCATTGTGGGCGAATCGGGCTCGGGCAAATCCACCGTGCTGCGCGCCATCTGCGGGCTGGCGAAGCGTGAAACCGGCACTGTGCAACTGCTGGGGCCTGCTCCTCAGCCCTTGCCCGGCAGCAAGCCGTTCCGCCGACTGGTGCAAATGGTGTTCCAGGACCCTTACGGTTCGCTGCACCCGCGCCACACGGTGGACCGCCTGCTGGCCGAGCCATTGGCCATCCACGGCATGGGCGACGAGCAGGCACGCATCGAGCGCGCGCTGGACGAAGTCGGCCTGGGGCAGGGCTTTCGCTTCCGCTACCCGCACCAGCTCTCGGGCGGGCAGCGCCAGCGCATCGCCATTGCCCGTGCCCTGATTCTGGAGCCGCAGATTCTGCTGCTGGACGAGCCCACCTCGGCCCTGGATGCCTCGGTGCAGGCGGAGGTGTTGAACCTGCTGGAAACCCTGCGCGCCCGCCGTGGCCTGACCTTCATCATGGTCAGCCATGACCTGGCTGTGGTCACGCACCTGTGCCAGCGCCTGATGGTGATGCAGCGCGGCCAGACGGTGGAAATGCTGGCATCCGCCGACTTGGCCGCCAGCCGCGTGGCCCAGCCGTACACCCGCCAACTGATGGAAGCCGCCGTAGGCTTCCGAAGGAAAGAAGCCACACCATGA